One segment of Radiobacillus kanasensis DNA contains the following:
- a CDS encoding MetQ/NlpA family ABC transporter substrate-binding protein encodes MKKFLLLLATAFLFALLTACGGSDEGAEDNANSGEGSDEENTEIVVGASSVPHAEILEKAKPILEEKGITLKVEEYQDYILPNKDLDSGTLDANYFQHPPYLKAQEEEFGYDFVNLGGVHVEPMAIYSKNIKSVDDIKEGTDVIISRSEPDHGRILSLFEAAGLITLKEGVDKASATLEDIAENPKNLNFSPDANAELLPQMYEKEQDALVAINGNYAIEAGLSPVDDSIFHEGEDTPFPNVVVTRSEDKDSEALKTLVEVLQSDEIQTFIEEEYKGEIVPAPTSGE; translated from the coding sequence ATGAAGAAATTTTTATTATTATTAGCTACTGCTTTTCTTTTTGCATTATTAACAGCTTGTGGCGGTTCCGATGAAGGTGCAGAGGACAATGCAAATAGTGGGGAAGGTTCTGACGAAGAAAATACAGAAATCGTTGTTGGAGCATCAAGTGTTCCCCATGCTGAAATTTTAGAAAAAGCAAAACCGATCCTTGAGGAAAAAGGTATTACACTAAAAGTCGAAGAATACCAAGACTACATTTTACCAAATAAAGACTTGGATAGCGGCACGTTAGATGCAAATTACTTCCAACACCCACCATACTTGAAAGCACAGGAAGAAGAATTTGGCTATGATTTTGTGAACCTAGGTGGAGTTCATGTTGAACCGATGGCAATCTATTCAAAAAATATTAAAAGTGTAGACGACATTAAAGAAGGTACAGATGTTATTATCAGCCGTTCTGAACCAGACCACGGAAGAATTCTTTCCTTGTTTGAAGCAGCAGGACTTATTACCTTAAAAGAAGGAGTAGACAAAGCTAGCGCTACTCTTGAAGATATTGCAGAAAACCCGAAAAACTTAAACTTTTCACCAGATGCAAATGCGGAATTATTACCACAAATGTATGAAAAGGAACAAGATGCATTAGTAGCTATTAACGGAAACTATGCGATTGAAGCTGGCTTATCTCCTGTAGATGACTCTATCTTCCATGAAGGAGAAGATACACCGTTTCCAAACGTTGTTGTCACTCGTTCTGAAGATAAAGATAGTGAAGCCTTGAAAACATTAGTGGAAGTATTACAATCAGATGAAATTCAAACATTCATTGAAGAAGAATACAAAGGTGAAATTGTACCTGCACCAACCTCTGGTGAGTAA
- a CDS encoding methionine ABC transporter permease yields the protein MFEQLFPNVNLEDMWTATGETFYMTLISLVGTFILGILLGLLLFLTTKGNLWENKILNFVIATIVNVTRAIPFIILILLLFPFTDFLMGTIRGPNAALPALIIGSAPFYGRLVEIGLREVDKGVLEAAKAMGAKTSTIIFKVLLPESLPALVSGITVTAIALIGYTAIAGVIGAGGLGDYAYYYGFQRWDFDVVLFCTVLIVLIVFLFQFVGDYLSNKLDKR from the coding sequence ATGTTTGAACAACTGTTTCCAAACGTTAATTTGGAGGATATGTGGACTGCAACAGGAGAAACGTTTTACATGACCTTGATTTCCTTAGTCGGTACGTTTATTTTAGGAATTTTACTTGGACTACTATTATTTTTAACGACGAAGGGAAACCTGTGGGAAAATAAAATATTGAATTTTGTAATAGCAACCATCGTTAATGTTACGCGGGCTATTCCTTTTATCATTTTAATTCTATTGCTTTTCCCGTTTACTGATTTTCTAATGGGAACTATAAGAGGACCAAATGCCGCATTACCTGCTCTAATTATTGGATCTGCACCGTTCTACGGAAGGTTGGTTGAAATTGGACTTCGGGAAGTAGATAAAGGGGTATTAGAAGCAGCAAAAGCAATGGGGGCGAAAACGTCAACGATTATTTTTAAAGTGCTTCTTCCTGAATCATTGCCAGCTTTAGTTTCTGGTATAACTGTGACAGCCATTGCGTTAATTGGATATACCGCTATTGCTGGTGTTATAGGAGCAGGTGGTTTAGGAGATTATGCCTATTATTACGGGTTTCAACGTTGGGATTTTGACGTTGTGTTGTTCTGTACAGTATTAATTGTTTTGATTGTTTTCTTATTCCAGTTTGTTGGGGATTACCTCTCGAATAAGTTGGACAAAAGGTAG
- a CDS encoding methionine ABC transporter ATP-binding protein: protein MITIKDLTKVFPTKNDSLTAVDHLNLEIEKGEIFGVIGYSGAGKSTFIRLVNRLENPTSGSIKIEDNEITTLSKKDLRITRQEIGMIFQHFNLLWSRTVRENIGFPLEIAGVPKKERQRRVDELIRLVGLSGREDAYPSQLSGGQKQRVGIARALANNPKVLLCDEATSALDPETTDSILQLLVDINEKLGLTIILITHEMHVIRKICHRVAVMEKGHIVEQGDVLDVFLHPQQPVTKRFVEQVMGDNSQAEAIDWMKEHYQTGQIIRLQFVGETTNHALISQVAKKYDVDINILHGKVTQTQKGAYGTLFVNLEGSDEEVTNALDFIRSTSVEVEVGVNV from the coding sequence ATGATTACCATCAAAGATTTAACGAAGGTTTTCCCAACGAAAAACGACAGCTTAACTGCCGTTGACCATTTAAATTTAGAAATAGAAAAAGGGGAAATATTTGGGGTCATTGGCTACAGTGGTGCAGGAAAGAGTACTTTTATCCGATTGGTGAATCGATTAGAGAATCCGACTAGTGGGTCCATCAAAATAGAAGATAATGAGATTACCACCTTGTCTAAAAAAGACTTGCGCATAACAAGACAAGAGATTGGGATGATCTTTCAGCATTTCAACTTATTGTGGTCTAGAACCGTTCGAGAAAATATTGGATTTCCTTTAGAGATTGCTGGAGTCCCTAAAAAAGAAAGGCAGAGGCGTGTCGACGAATTAATTCGATTAGTCGGACTTTCTGGTAGAGAGGACGCGTACCCTTCTCAACTAAGTGGAGGGCAAAAACAACGCGTTGGGATAGCTAGAGCACTTGCTAACAATCCGAAGGTTCTCCTGTGCGATGAAGCGACATCTGCTTTAGATCCAGAGACGACAGATTCCATTCTTCAACTTCTTGTTGATATTAACGAGAAGCTAGGATTGACGATCATTCTTATCACACACGAAATGCACGTGATTCGTAAAATTTGTCATCGCGTTGCTGTGATGGAAAAAGGCCATATTGTCGAACAAGGAGATGTTTTAGATGTCTTCCTTCACCCACAGCAACCCGTGACGAAGCGATTTGTTGAACAAGTAATGGGAGACAATAGTCAGGCCGAGGCTATCGATTGGATGAAGGAACATTACCAAACTGGGCAAATTATTCGACTTCAGTTTGTTGGGGAAACCACCAATCACGCTTTAATTAGTCAAGTTGCCAAAAAGTATGATGTAGATATTAATATCCTTCATGGAAAAGTGACTCAAACGCAAAAGGGAGCCTATGGTACTTTGTTTGTTAATTTAGAAGGATCTGATGAAGAAGTGACAAACGCATTGGACTTTATTCGATCTACCTCTGTAGAAGTGGAGGTGGGAGTAAATGTTTGA
- a CDS encoding toprim domain-containing protein, with the protein MSELEKVIIVEGRSDKKQIEKIINEQVEIVCTNGTIGVGRLEELLEEYDLDNKDVFILVDEDRAGLKLRKQLAIELPHAIHIHIDKAYREVAATPESELATALLGKRIFVNPIYLA; encoded by the coding sequence ATGTCTGAGTTGGAAAAAGTAATCATTGTAGAGGGTCGCTCTGATAAAAAGCAGATTGAAAAAATCATAAATGAGCAAGTGGAAATTGTCTGTACGAATGGAACGATTGGAGTAGGAAGATTAGAAGAACTACTTGAGGAGTATGATTTAGACAATAAAGATGTTTTTATTCTAGTCGACGAAGACAGGGCAGGATTAAAGCTTCGCAAGCAATTAGCCATTGAGTTACCTCATGCTATACATATTCATATTGATAAGGCTTACCGAGAAGTGGCTGCTACGCCTGAATCAGAATTGGCAACAGCTCTCCTCGGCAAGCGAATTTTCGTGAATCCTATTTACTTAGCTTAA
- a CDS encoding thioredoxin family protein, translating into MKPFENEDQLEGRLTFLFIHTPFCGTCKVGRTMLLSIEHMWKNELFLEMNAAAFPTFMQKHQIESVPCLLIMDDGEVVDKIYAFRSVQHLYQQIFYYKNTFSSLS; encoded by the coding sequence ATGAAACCATTTGAAAACGAAGACCAATTAGAAGGAAGACTCACGTTCTTATTTATCCATACCCCTTTTTGTGGGACATGTAAGGTTGGGCGAACGATGCTCTTATCGATTGAACATATGTGGAAGAATGAGCTCTTTCTCGAAATGAATGCGGCTGCTTTTCCAACCTTTATGCAAAAACACCAAATAGAAAGTGTCCCGTGCCTTCTTATTATGGATGATGGAGAAGTGGTGGATAAAATTTATGCATTCCGATCTGTACAACATTTATATCAACAAATTTTCTACTATAAGAATACGTTTTCCAGCCTCTCCTAG
- a CDS encoding TlpA family protein disulfide reductase: MNAPYFTLPYTNGNGHFKLSDARGKIIVLTFWVSWCPDCGQDLPKKEALFQSLDRNKVQMITINVPGRERTENAGLEFAEKFLTQPTLIDNGREVYDLYSCTGVPTTVIINEQGEWVKSFNDQASFLSIVEEIGTWLEEEH; encoded by the coding sequence TTGAATGCACCTTATTTTACATTACCTTATACAAATGGAAACGGACACTTTAAGTTATCAGATGCTAGAGGAAAAATCATCGTACTCACCTTTTGGGTGTCTTGGTGTCCCGATTGTGGTCAAGATCTTCCGAAGAAAGAAGCGCTGTTTCAATCATTGGATCGAAATAAAGTGCAAATGATTACCATTAATGTTCCAGGACGAGAGAGGACAGAAAATGCTGGTTTAGAATTTGCAGAAAAGTTTCTTACCCAACCAACCCTTATCGATAACGGCCGGGAGGTATATGACCTCTATAGTTGCACCGGGGTACCTACTACAGTCATTATCAATGAACAAGGAGAATGGGTAAAAAGCTTCAATGACCAAGCTTCCTTCTTATCAATTGTAGAAGAAATAGGAACATGGTTAGAAGAGGAACACTAG